The Myxosarcina sp. GI1 genome contains the following window.
CCGATATCTTAAAACAGGAGTTTCAACGAGGCGGAGAGTTGCAAAAAATCTTGCTTCGCTATACGGAGATGAGACTAAACGAAGTCGCACAACTAGCGGTATGCAATGCTCATCATACAATTAATGAGCGTCTAGCTCGTTGGCTATTAACAGTTAGCGACTTAACTCAATCAGATTATCTACCTCTAACTCAAGAATTTATCGGTAATATGCTAGGAGTTCGTCGTTCTGGCGTAACTGTAGCCGCCCAAATATTTCAACCAGCGGGAATGATTGAGTATTCTCGTGGCAAAATTAATATTTTAAATCGCGAAGCATTAGAAGATACTACCTGCGAATGTTATAAGCTTTTCTATGACAACTATTATCGACAGT
Protein-coding sequences here:
- a CDS encoding Crp/Fnr family transcriptional regulator gives rise to the protein MSQDRSRAANRLLAALPKIEYQRLEPYLISSSRPLKQVFYEASDKIETVYFPKTALISLVSTLESGATTEVSLVGGTGMVGLPAILGSGYSKHRAIVQVPNHVVQIPADILKQEFQRGGELQKILLRYTEMRLNEVAQLAVCNAHHTINERLARWLLTVSDLTQSDYLPLTQEFIGNMLGVRRSGVTVAAQIFQPAGMIEYSRGKINILNREALEDTTCECYKLFYDNYYRQ